A genomic segment from Variovorax paradoxus B4 encodes:
- a CDS encoding GntR family transcriptional regulator, whose product MSAVTLTPRALYEEVAELLRQRIFRRELEPGSWIDELKLAEEYGISRTPLREALKVLAAEGLVTMKVRRGAYVTEVSEQDLADVYHLLSLLESDAAGVVAERASDAQRAELKALHAELEAAGAPGKEDREHFFAVNERFHMRLLAIANNKWRDQMVADLRKVMKLNRHNSLLKAGRIAESLAEHRSVMAAIEAQDAAAAMARMREHFKNGLEAAN is encoded by the coding sequence ATGTCCGCCGTCACCCTTACCCCCCGCGCCCTCTATGAAGAGGTGGCCGAGCTGCTGCGCCAGCGGATCTTCCGCCGGGAGCTCGAGCCGGGCAGCTGGATCGACGAACTCAAGCTGGCCGAGGAATACGGCATCAGCCGCACGCCGCTGCGCGAAGCCCTGAAGGTGCTGGCGGCCGAAGGCCTGGTGACGATGAAGGTGCGGCGCGGTGCCTACGTCACCGAGGTGTCCGAGCAGGACCTGGCGGACGTCTACCACCTGCTCTCGCTGCTGGAAAGCGATGCGGCCGGCGTGGTGGCCGAGCGCGCCAGCGATGCACAACGCGCCGAGCTGAAGGCGCTGCACGCCGAGCTGGAAGCGGCAGGCGCCCCCGGCAAGGAAGACCGCGAGCATTTCTTCGCGGTCAACGAGCGCTTTCACATGCGCCTCCTGGCCATTGCGAACAACAAATGGCGCGACCAGATGGTGGCCGACCTGCGCAAGGTGATGAAGCTCAACCGGCACAACTCGCTGCTGAAGGCGGGTCGCATTGCGGAGTCGCTGGCCGAGCACCGGTCGGTGATGGCGGCCATCGAAGCCCAGGATGCCGCGGCCGCGATGGCACGGATGCGCGAGCACTTCAAGAACGGCCTTGAAGCCGCTAATTAG
- the scpA gene encoding methylmalonyl-CoA mutase: MSSTPEPTFKPANLDDWAKAAAKSAPGGDLGALDWLTPDGITVKPLYTAADLQGLKYTDTLPGFEPYLRGPQATMYAVRPWTIRQYAGFSTAEESNAFYRKALAAGGQGVSVAFDLATHRGYDSDHPRVTGDVGKAGVAIDSVEDMKILFDQIPLDKVSVSMTMNGAVLPVLAGYVVAAEEQGVSQDQLSGTIQNDILKEFMVRNTYIFPPGPSMRIIGDIIEYTAQKMPKFNSISISGYHMQEAGANQALELAFTLADGKEYVKTALAKGLDVDGFAGRLSFFWAIGMNFYLEVAKMRAARLLWCRIMKEFNPKNPKSLMLRTHCQTSGWSLTEQDPYNNIVRTTIEAMAAVFGGTQSLHTNALDEAIALPTEFSSRIARNTQLIIQEETHITNVVDPWAGSYMMEKLTQDMADAAWAIIEEVEAMGGMTRAVDSGWAKLKIEAAAAEKQARIDSGKDVIVGVNKYKLKTEDAIDSLSIDNVMVREQQVARLQKIRASRDAAKVQAALDALTDAAENNTGNLLALSIDAVRQRATVGEISDALEKSFGRHRADTQKVTGVYAAAYDSAEGWETLKTEINAFAEEQGRRPRVMISKLGQDGHDRGAKVVATAFADLGFDVDMGPLFQTPEECARQAIENDVHAVGVSTLAAGHKTLVPAIINELKKQGADDIIVFVGGVIPRQDYDFLYEAGVKGIYGPGTPIPASAKDVLEQIRAAVSA; encoded by the coding sequence ATGAGCAGCACACCCGAACCCACCTTCAAGCCTGCCAACCTCGACGACTGGGCCAAGGCCGCCGCCAAGTCGGCGCCGGGTGGCGACCTGGGCGCGCTCGACTGGCTCACGCCGGACGGCATCACTGTGAAGCCGCTCTACACCGCCGCCGACCTGCAGGGGCTCAAGTACACCGATACGCTGCCCGGCTTCGAGCCCTACCTGCGCGGCCCGCAGGCCACGATGTACGCGGTGCGTCCCTGGACCATCCGCCAGTACGCGGGCTTCTCGACCGCGGAAGAGTCGAATGCGTTCTACCGCAAGGCGCTGGCCGCCGGCGGGCAGGGCGTGAGCGTGGCCTTCGACCTTGCCACCCACCGCGGCTATGACAGCGACCATCCGCGCGTGACGGGCGACGTCGGCAAGGCCGGCGTGGCCATCGATTCGGTCGAGGACATGAAGATCCTGTTCGACCAGATCCCGCTCGACAAGGTGAGCGTGTCCATGACCATGAACGGCGCCGTGCTGCCGGTGCTGGCGGGCTACGTGGTCGCGGCCGAAGAGCAGGGCGTGAGCCAGGACCAATTGAGCGGAACCATCCAGAACGACATCCTCAAGGAGTTCATGGTCCGCAACACCTACATCTTCCCGCCCGGGCCGAGCATGCGGATCATCGGCGACATCATCGAGTACACGGCGCAGAAGATGCCCAAGTTCAACTCGATCTCGATCAGCGGCTACCACATGCAGGAAGCCGGCGCCAACCAGGCGCTCGAGCTGGCCTTCACGCTGGCCGACGGCAAGGAGTACGTGAAGACCGCGCTGGCCAAGGGCCTGGACGTCGACGGCTTCGCCGGGCGCCTCTCCTTCTTCTGGGCCATCGGCATGAACTTCTATCTCGAAGTGGCCAAGATGCGTGCCGCGCGCCTGCTGTGGTGCCGCATCATGAAGGAGTTCAACCCGAAGAACCCCAAGAGCCTGATGCTGCGCACGCACTGCCAGACCTCGGGCTGGTCGCTCACCGAGCAGGACCCGTACAACAACATCGTGCGCACCACCATCGAGGCGATGGCCGCGGTGTTCGGCGGCACGCAGAGCCTGCACACCAATGCGCTCGACGAAGCCATTGCCCTGCCCACCGAGTTCAGCTCGCGCATCGCGCGCAACACGCAGCTCATCATCCAGGAAGAGACGCACATCACGAACGTGGTCGACCCCTGGGCCGGCAGCTACATGATGGAGAAGCTCACGCAGGACATGGCCGATGCGGCCTGGGCCATCATCGAAGAGGTCGAGGCGATGGGCGGCATGACCAGGGCGGTCGACAGCGGCTGGGCCAAGCTCAAGATCGAGGCGGCCGCCGCCGAAAAGCAGGCGCGCATCGACTCGGGCAAGGACGTGATCGTCGGCGTCAACAAGTACAAGCTCAAGACCGAAGACGCGATCGACAGCCTCTCCATCGACAACGTGATGGTGCGCGAGCAGCAGGTGGCGCGGCTGCAAAAGATCCGCGCCTCGCGCGACGCCGCCAAGGTGCAGGCCGCGCTCGACGCGCTCACCGACGCCGCCGAGAACAACACCGGCAACCTGCTCGCACTCAGCATCGATGCGGTGCGCCAGCGCGCCACGGTGGGCGAGATTTCGGACGCGCTCGAAAAATCATTCGGCCGCCATCGGGCCGACACGCAAAAGGTGACCGGTGTGTACGCTGCTGCCTATGACTCGGCCGAAGGCTGGGAAACGCTCAAGACCGAAATCAACGCCTTCGCCGAGGAACAGGGCCGCCGCCCGCGCGTGATGATCTCCAAGCTGGGCCAGGACGGGCACGACCGCGGCGCCAAGGTGGTGGCCACGGCCTTCGCCGACCTGGGCTTCGACGTGGACATGGGGCCGCTGTTCCAGACGCCCGAAGAGTGCGCGCGCCAGGCCATCGAGAACGATGTGCACGCGGTGGGGGTGAGCACCCTCGCAGCCGGCCACAAGACCCTGGTGCCCGCCATCATCAATGAGCTGAAGAAGCAGGGCGCGGACGACATCATCGTGTTCGTCGGCGGCGTGATCCCGCGGCAGGACTACGACTTTCTCTACGAGGCCGGCGTCAAGGGCATCTACGGTCCGGGCACGCCCATCCCGGCCAGCGCCAAGGACGTGCTGGAGCAGATTCGCGCGGCGGTTTCGGCCTGA